Part of the Primulina huaijiensis isolate GDHJ02 unplaced genomic scaffold, ASM1229523v2 scaffold3245, whole genome shotgun sequence genome, TACTCTAGACCGGATTTTGATTTGTGTAGTTTCTTGATCTGAGCTATTGACTATATATGGCTTAATTTTGGTGATCTATTTGATTGCAGAGTTTGACTAACGCGCGAAATAAATGCCTCACAGAACTCGACCTATGACTGCTCTTTTGCTCTTTACTGGGCTTAATGCTGTTTTAATCTCAACAATATCCCCTGTATATGATTTCGTTTGCTTCCTTCCATACTGGGAAAGAAGGGTATGTTTCTTGATTTTCATAGTTCCTGTGTTTTACGGTTGTAGTTCAAATGTTGAAGGGGTAGTAAATGGTTATCATTCTCCTCGTCAAAAGGTTAAATCCCAGCTTAAACAGAAGTTCTGGCTTTATTTAAAGTCTGTGTTTGTTTGTTAGGCAATCCAGTCCCTTTATTATTTGCATTATTATTATGTGCCGCACACCGCAGCTATTGTGAGTGGCTGATAAGCTTGAGAGCCTGGAGAATACTGTTTGGGATTCTATTCTCGAGTTTGTGTTTAATATTTGGTATTCTTGTGGAGAACTGACGAGGCGGCTTAGAGGGACAATCTGGGGTTGTGCTACCACTGTATCAATGTTGACAATGTTGACAATGTTTACATTAGGGATTGGATTATTAGTGTCTAAAATGGGCTGCCATAAAAGTTGGCTTCCCAGAAGTGGGCGATGTCACGTGTCTCAAATTGACTTTCCAACGGATGTGGGGTGGC contains:
- the LOC140968086 gene encoding uncharacterized protein, producing the protein MPHRTRPMTALLLFTGLNAVLISTISPVYDFVCFLPYWERRRERRRREREAALDARSSGSL